AAAGGGGCCTGGTATACAGAAATATCATCCCTGCCATCACTATTTAAATCCCCTTCATTAATCAACCTGATTTCCCCAAAACCTTTTACCAAAGGTTTGATATCCGGATTTGAAAACCGGATCACATACTCATCCTGACCTTCTTTTTCCATTGCTTTTCTGTACAATACGCCATATGCCGAATCCCAATTTCCATCTCCATTAAAATCACCTTCAACCCTGACTGTATCAGGTACAGCTTCCGGATTTACAGGAGGCGCGCCTTCAGTCATAATGCCGGTATCGACTTTTGCTGAATAACTTAAAAACGAATCCGGGCTATTGGCTGATTTTTCTCCAGCAGAGTTGCATGCGACTACACCTGCAAGAAGGATAAAAAGAAGGTTTTTATACATGAATCTAGCTTATTCAGGCAAAAGTATTAATTTCATTTTGATAATACATAATACATATGCTCACGACTACTCTTAAAGCCCTGTTTCGCAGAGACCTTGAAAAATTGGTTCAGGAACTATCGCAATATACTAATGAAAGTAAAATCTGGTATACAGAGATAGGGATCAGTAATAGTGCGGGGAACCTCGCATTGCACCTGGTTGGCAATCTGAATACATATATAGGTTTACACCTGGGGAACACAGGGTATGTCCGTAACCGTGAATTGGAATTTTCTCAGAAAGATGTAGCGAGAACTACATTGATTAAAATGATTGAGGATACAATTGTGGTGATAGATAAAGTAATGGATGAACTGACACCCGAACAGGTAGAAGCATTATACCCGATAGAAGTATTTGGCGGACCAATATACACAGGGCATTTTTTAGTACACTTAAGCGGACATTTAATGTACCATTTAGGCCAGGTAAATTATCACAGGAGGCTATTGGATTTTTAACACTGCCTATTTACGCCCATTTTTTTTGAAATCACCTATTGCATATCCATGATTTTTCACTTCATGCAGATGAATGCTTCCTTTTCATGCCCTTATCGCTCAATGCAATACCCGCATCTCACTGCGCCCTGGTTATCATCGAAAACCCTTTCCCCGCAAACGTTTGCGTAAATATATCTCCCCATACCTGATCACCTGCCAAACAAATCCATGTAAATTCAGGTAAAATAACTCTCCGTTATGAAAACACTTTTACTAGCGCTGCTATGTTTGGCAGGAGCTAACCTCTCCTATGCGCAAACCCTCTATGTTTCCCCCAGCGGATCTGCCTCGAACACCGGTACCAGCATCAGTGCCCCGACTACACTTGCCAACGCACTGGCAACTGTAACCGCCGGCAGCACTATTTACTTAAGAGGAGGCACCTATAGTTTATCAGCCTCCGTAATTATCACTGCCAGTAACAATGGTACTGCTTCCGCGTACAAGAGTGTCGTTGCCTATACTGGCGAAACCCCTGTATTAGATTTTTCAGGCATGGCGATTGCCGATGCCAATCGTGGCGTCATCCTCGATGGCGACTACTGGCATTGGACAGGCATCACCATCCAGGGTGCTGGTGACAATGGTATGCTGTTGGCGGGCAATAGCAACATCATCGAAAAATGTATCTTTAAAGGTAACCACGACAGCGGTCTGCAATTGAGTCGCTATGTGACTTCAAACACTACCCTGGCTTCATGGCCGACGAACAACACCATCCTCAATTGCGAAGCGTACGACAACCAGGACCCTGACAATGAAGACGCCGATGGATTTGCCGCTAAACTCACCTGTGGCACAGGCAATGTATTCAATGGCTGTATCTCTCACAACAACATTGATGATGGATACGATCTCTATGCAAAAGATGACACAGGCCCTATTGGCCCTGTTACGCTTATCAACTGTGTCGCTTATGGAAATGGAACACTGAGTAGCGGCAATACCTCCGGCGATGGTGATAAGAATGGATTTAAATTAGGTGGCAGCGGTATTGCAGTAGCACATATCGTGCGTCGTTGTGTATCTTTCAACAATGGCCACCATGGCTTTACGGACAACAACAACCCAGGTGCGATCGAAATGACTAACAACACCAGTTACAACAATGCGGAATCTAACTTCAACTTCCGCACGGGTAGTACAGCTACTTTCAAAAACAACCTTTCTTACAATGCAGGTGCATCTGACGCCACCAATGGTACAGATGTAACGCCAACGAACGTATGGTGGAAGAGTGGCGCCAGCTCTAACACAGGCGGCCTGGTAGTAAGCAGTGCCGACTTCCAGAGTCTTTCCCCTTCGGTAACTAAAAACAGTGATGGTAGTCCAAACTTTGGCACCTTCCTCGCACTGGCAAGTGGTAGTGATTTGATAGACAAAGGTGTAACTACTACAGGCATTACCTATTCCGGTTCAGCACCTGATATTGGCGCACGTGAATCCGGTGGTAGTACCAATCCTTCTACTTATACGGTGAGTGTAACAGTATCTCCATCAGCAGGGGGTACAGTTACCCTGAGTCCAGGTGGAAGCTCATACACTTCAGGCACAGTCGTAACACTGACGGCGACACCTGCCAGTGGGTATACATTTAGTAGCTGGGGAGGTAGTGCGAGTGGCACATCTACTACGACTACAGTAACTGTCACTTCAAACTTATCAGTAACCGCCAGTTTCAACAGCACCAGTACCGGTGGAGGTGCCACCCTGCATATTGACGATGCTGCAACAAGTACCGGTGGATATTGTAGTGCAGATGGTAGCAGGCAAAATACTTATTCAGGTGCAGATGGCGGATATTATATCAACCTGAGTAACGCAAGTGGCAAAGGGGTGAATTATAGTGTGAGCGTGCCTGCAGCAGGAACTTATTCTTTTGTATGGCGGTATTCGAATGGAGGTACGACTGTATCCACTACTGCAAAGTTATTGGTCAATGGCAGCACCGCAGTATCAAGTGTATCATTCCCCAAAACCAGTAGCTGGACGGCATGGACCACGACAGCAGCAGTAACAGCGACATTGGCAGCGGGTGTGAATACGATTAGAATAGAAACACTTTCTTCTACAGAATTTGCATTGATAGACTGGTTGGAAGTAACAGGCACAACGCCGACAGCAGGTGCTTGTAGCTCATCAGCAAGAGCAGTCGCACCGGCGAAACTGGAATTGACAGATACAAGAGTATACCCTAATCCAGCTACCCAGACCGCTGTTATTAGTTTTTATAATGAAAAGACAGATCGGGTACAGGTTAGGATGTACAGTTCGAATGGGCAATTGTTAAAGACAGTAGTGGATAAAGAGTTGCCGGCAGGTAATAACCAGTTGACGGTGGATGTGAGTAGTTTGCCGCAATCACTGTATTTAATAAAAGTAGAAAATTCAGCAGGTAGTAATACCCTGAAACTGATCAAGCAATAATTGACAGACCTCGCCTTTTGCCTGTTGGCAGGGGCGAGGTTTACTTTACGTATTGAAAGGATTTCATTTACGGTCGATAAGCCTTCGCAGGTGGGGGTACTTTACATATTGAAAGGATTTCTATTCCCCTCAGTAAGCCCTCG
This Chitinophaga sancti DNA region includes the following protein-coding sequences:
- a CDS encoding InlB B-repeat-containing protein, which gives rise to MKTLLLALLCLAGANLSYAQTLYVSPSGSASNTGTSISAPTTLANALATVTAGSTIYLRGGTYSLSASVIITASNNGTASAYKSVVAYTGETPVLDFSGMAIADANRGVILDGDYWHWTGITIQGAGDNGMLLAGNSNIIEKCIFKGNHDSGLQLSRYVTSNTTLASWPTNNTILNCEAYDNQDPDNEDADGFAAKLTCGTGNVFNGCISHNNIDDGYDLYAKDDTGPIGPVTLINCVAYGNGTLSSGNTSGDGDKNGFKLGGSGIAVAHIVRRCVSFNNGHHGFTDNNNPGAIEMTNNTSYNNAESNFNFRTGSTATFKNNLSYNAGASDATNGTDVTPTNVWWKSGASSNTGGLVVSSADFQSLSPSVTKNSDGSPNFGTFLALASGSDLIDKGVTTTGITYSGSAPDIGARESGGSTNPSTYTVSVTVSPSAGGTVTLSPGGSSYTSGTVVTLTATPASGYTFSSWGGSASGTSTTTTVTVTSNLSVTASFNSTSTGGGATLHIDDAATSTGGYCSADGSRQNTYSGADGGYYINLSNASGKGVNYSVSVPAAGTYSFVWRYSNGGTTVSTTAKLLVNGSTAVSSVSFPKTSSWTAWTTTAAVTATLAAGVNTIRIETLSSTEFALIDWLEVTGTTPTAGACSSSARAVAPAKLELTDTRVYPNPATQTAVISFYNEKTDRVQVRMYSSNGQLLKTVVDKELPAGNNQLTVDVSSLPQSLYLIKVENSAGSNTLKLIKQ
- a CDS encoding DUF1572 family protein — translated: MLTTTLKALFRRDLEKLVQELSQYTNESKIWYTEIGISNSAGNLALHLVGNLNTYIGLHLGNTGYVRNRELEFSQKDVARTTLIKMIEDTIVVIDKVMDELTPEQVEALYPIEVFGGPIYTGHFLVHLSGHLMYHLGQVNYHRRLLDF